One genomic window of Corynebacterium massiliense DSM 45435 includes the following:
- a CDS encoding transglycosylase family protein encodes MKLSAAKFVSGAAAAAGLVAAPLIAAPTAGAADASGWDAVAACESGGDWSINTGNGYYGGLQFDEQTWAANGGTQYAPTADQASREQQIDVAENVLANQGAGAWPNCGGPVA; translated from the coding sequence ATGAAGCTTTCCGCAGCCAAGTTCGTGTCCGGTGCCGCCGCAGCCGCTGGTCTCGTCGCCGCCCCGCTGATTGCCGCCCCGACGGCTGGTGCAGCCGACGCCTCCGGCTGGGACGCGGTCGCCGCATGCGAGTCCGGCGGCGACTGGTCCATCAACACCGGCAACGGCTACTACGGCGGCCTGCAGTTCGATGAGCAGACCTGGGCCGCTAACGGCGGCACCCAGTACGCTCCGACCGCCGACCAGGCATCCCGCGAGCAGCAGATCGACGTCGCCGAGAACGTTCTGGCTAACCAGGGCGCCGGTGCATGGCCGAACTGCGGCGGCCCGGTAGCTTAA
- the nusA gene encoding transcription termination factor NusA, whose product MNIDVKALETIQAERGVAVSDLLGSIAKALLHAYREYRDTNAGENTRARVDIDSETGDVAVVVSELDPETGEVVSEFDDTPNNFSRVGAPAVREAIIHRLRDAEADRVFSSYSHLQGRVVSGVVQRDVSANRRGIVVVQLGTELDAQDGIILPAEQIPGEKLEHGDRVKAYVVGVSRNGARVQVNLSRTHPELVRGLFELEIPEVADDTVEIIAIAREAGHRSKVSVTARAKGLNAKGACIGPRGQRVNNIMRELGGEKIDIIDFHDDPEVYVGNALAPSKVVRVETVDSDAQIARVTVPDYQLSLAIGKEGQNARLAARLTGWKIDIHSDVEAPTS is encoded by the coding sequence GTGAATATTGACGTCAAGGCGCTAGAGACCATCCAGGCCGAGCGCGGCGTGGCCGTTAGCGACCTGCTCGGATCCATCGCCAAGGCTCTGCTGCACGCCTACCGCGAGTACCGCGACACCAACGCGGGCGAGAACACGCGAGCGCGCGTCGATATTGACAGCGAAACTGGCGATGTGGCCGTGGTCGTCTCCGAGCTTGATCCGGAGACCGGCGAGGTGGTTAGCGAATTCGACGACACTCCGAACAACTTCTCGCGCGTGGGCGCGCCCGCCGTCCGCGAGGCGATCATTCACCGCCTGCGGGATGCGGAAGCTGACCGTGTCTTTTCCTCCTACTCGCACCTGCAGGGCCGGGTCGTGTCCGGCGTCGTGCAGCGTGACGTGTCGGCGAACCGCCGCGGCATCGTCGTGGTGCAGTTGGGCACGGAGCTCGACGCGCAGGACGGCATCATCTTGCCGGCCGAGCAGATCCCCGGAGAGAAGCTGGAGCACGGCGACCGCGTAAAGGCTTACGTCGTCGGTGTCTCCCGAAACGGCGCGCGCGTGCAGGTGAACCTGTCGCGGACGCACCCGGAGCTCGTCCGCGGGCTGTTCGAGCTGGAAATCCCCGAGGTCGCCGACGACACCGTCGAGATCATCGCTATCGCCCGCGAGGCCGGCCACCGCTCCAAAGTGTCCGTGACCGCTCGCGCTAAGGGGCTCAATGCGAAGGGTGCGTGCATCGGTCCGCGCGGCCAGCGCGTGAACAACATCATGCGGGAGCTCGGCGGAGAGAAGATCGACATCATCGACTTCCACGACGACCCCGAGGTGTATGTGGGCAACGCCCTCGCGCCGTCAAAGGTTGTGCGCGTGGAAACCGTCGATAGTGACGCGCAGATCGCCCGGGTGACCGTGCCGGATTACCAGCTGTCCCTGGCCATCGGTAAGGAAGGTCAAAACGCTCGCCTGGCAGCGCGCCTAACGGGCTGGAAGATTGACATCCACTCCGACGTCGAGGCCCCGACCTCCTAA
- a CDS encoding PLD nuclease N-terminal domain-containing protein, which produces METLQILADTSDPGVSLNFLGLGMGGLLIALVIAYFLFILAAFVSILRSPNYSTGLKALWFLVVFCVPFLGSIVWFIWGKNNGDMGPGTGAR; this is translated from the coding sequence ATGGAAACCCTGCAGATTCTCGCGGATACCAGCGACCCAGGTGTCTCCCTGAACTTCTTGGGCCTGGGCATGGGCGGGCTGTTGATTGCCCTCGTCATCGCCTACTTCTTGTTCATCCTCGCCGCCTTCGTGAGCATCCTGCGCTCACCGAACTACTCCACGGGCCTGAAGGCCCTGTGGTTCCTCGTCGTCTTCTGCGTTCCCTTCCTGGGCTCCATCGTCTGGTTCATCTGGGGCAAAAACAACGGGGATATGGGGCCGGGGACAGGCGCGCGTTAG
- a CDS encoding DHH family phosphoesterase, with protein MLTQDYERVAECLGQARRVCVITHLRPDADAIGSATSLAAALRQLGAHVDMVIGQRREISGNLLSIPLADEVQLVGALPAGYDVYVTVDCGSLDRTGTLASDLGALVDRERGDDSPTVVCIDHHSSNEGFGHVNLVDVAAESTTVAIYTLLKQLEVQVGSDIAYSLYAGLVTDTGSFRWGRPSMHDLAAELMRHGLDTKQIALELMDSTTPEDLKMLGRVLADIRLLTMGEYTVAVLLGRYDHIYGHPDSAVENLVDHVRAIKGTDIAAVFKEEAPRRWSVSLRSSVIDCSAVAMRLGGGGHVPAAGYSTDGTDEEIIAQLRAVLED; from the coding sequence GTGCTCACCCAGGATTACGAGCGCGTTGCTGAGTGCCTGGGCCAAGCGCGCCGCGTGTGCGTGATCACGCACCTGCGCCCGGATGCGGACGCCATCGGTTCCGCGACCTCACTGGCCGCTGCCTTACGCCAGCTGGGCGCGCACGTGGACATGGTCATCGGCCAGCGCCGCGAGATCTCCGGGAACTTGCTATCCATCCCGCTCGCGGACGAGGTCCAGCTTGTCGGTGCCCTGCCAGCCGGCTACGACGTGTACGTCACCGTGGACTGCGGCTCCCTCGACCGCACCGGGACGCTCGCATCCGACCTGGGCGCGCTGGTGGACCGTGAGCGGGGAGACGATTCTCCGACGGTGGTGTGCATCGACCACCACTCGTCCAACGAGGGTTTCGGCCACGTCAATCTGGTAGACGTCGCGGCGGAATCCACCACGGTGGCGATCTACACCCTGCTTAAACAGTTGGAGGTACAGGTAGGCAGCGATATCGCTTACAGCCTCTACGCGGGCCTGGTCACCGACACGGGTAGTTTCCGGTGGGGCCGGCCGTCGATGCACGACTTGGCAGCCGAGCTCATGCGCCACGGGCTGGATACCAAGCAGATCGCGCTGGAGCTCATGGATTCCACGACCCCGGAGGATCTGAAGATGCTCGGCCGCGTGCTGGCGGACATCCGCCTTTTGACCATGGGGGAGTACACCGTGGCGGTATTGCTGGGGCGCTACGACCACATTTACGGCCACCCGGATAGTGCGGTGGAAAACCTGGTGGATCACGTGCGAGCCATCAAGGGCACCGACATTGCCGCGGTGTTCAAGGAGGAAGCGCCGCGCCGGTGGTCGGTGTCGCTGCGCTCTTCGGTCATCGACTGCTCCGCCGTGGCCATGCGCCTGGGCGGCGGCGGCCACGTACCCGCCGCTGGTTACAGCACCGACGGCACCGACGAGGAGATCATCGCGCAACTTCGCGCTGTATTGGAGGACTAA
- the rbfA gene encoding 30S ribosome-binding factor RbfA, protein MAGNPRAGRLAKRIQEIVANALEYEVKDRRLELVTITDTRLTGDLHDATVYYTVRGRTIDEEPDIDQAAEALKRAKGQLRKTVGDKLSVRFTPTLTFEHDTMPESSSHMEDLLAKARARDAELAKMKEGAQPAGEANPYKESGEGEK, encoded by the coding sequence ATGGCTGGTAACCCACGCGCGGGCCGGTTGGCCAAGCGGATCCAAGAGATCGTGGCTAACGCCCTGGAATACGAAGTTAAAGACCGCCGCCTAGAGCTCGTCACCATCACCGACACTCGCCTGACCGGCGATCTGCATGATGCGACCGTGTACTACACCGTGCGTGGGCGCACCATCGACGAGGAGCCGGACATCGACCAGGCTGCTGAGGCCCTCAAGCGGGCCAAGGGGCAGCTGCGCAAGACCGTGGGCGACAAGCTCTCCGTGCGTTTTACCCCGACGCTCACCTTCGAACACGACACCATGCCGGAATCCTCGTCCCACATGGAGGATCTGCTGGCCAAGGCCCGTGCCCGCGATGCGGAGCTGGCCAAGATGAAAGAAGGCGCGCAGCCGGCGGGAGAGGCCAACCCCTACAAGGAGTCCGGAGAGGGTGAAAAGTAG
- the infB gene encoding translation initiation factor IF-2, with product MPGKLRVHELAKQLGVTSKELLGTLKEQGEFVKTASSTIEPPVVKKMRAVYEEKNGGADANADAAASGKSKPAAGKKDAKAAAPKPGAAKPGAAKSGAAKPGAPKPGAKKPAAPKPGASKPGAPKPGAEKSAAPKPGAAKPGAPKPDAAKPGAPKPGAPKPGAAKPGAGKPGAGDGKGGQRPTPGNAMPRPMPKPGGTRRVANNPFSTGGGDRPAPRPGGTRGNRGQGKPGPKPGAKPGAKPGAAKPGQGKDKAAPKTSGGRRPSPAMMPSHPNPASMPAKSANEGRGRGRGRGGHGGGPRRGGPPGGFRGRGGRRGGTAGAFGRPGGPPRKSKKSKRQKRHEYEAMKAPNVVGGVRLPDGGGKTVRLRRGASLSDFAEKIGADPAALVQALFNLGEMVTATATVSEETLQLLGAEINYTVEVVSPEDEDRELLEHFDLQFGEDEGTEEDLAQRPPVVTVMGHVDHGKTRLLDTIRNTDDRGKEAGGITQGIGAYQVDVEVEGGQRAITFLDTPGHEAFTAMRARGAKSTDLAILVVAADDGVMPQTIEAINHAKAADIPIVVAVNKIDKPDAQPDKIRGQLTEYGLVPEEYGGDTMFVDISAKQGTNLDDLLEAVILTADAALELTANPDMDAQGAAIEAHLDRGRGPVATVIVQRGTLHVGDSIVVGAAHGRVRRMVNEYGEDVQDAGPSRPVQVQGLNSVPGAGDNLLVVEDDRVARQIAEQRDARKRAALQAKAKKRVSLEDLDKVLKETSTLNLILKGDNAGSVEALEDALLDIKIDDEVELNIIDRGVGAVTQTNVSLAAASDAVIIAFNVRAEGKATEMANNEGVDVRYYTVIYRAIEEVEQALKGMLKPIYEERDTGAAEIRQLFKSSAAGIIAGCMVTEGAISRNSKIRLVRDNKVIADSASVESLRHEKDDVNEIKAGYECGMVLSYPDIQVGDVIQAYEEVEVPRD from the coding sequence GTGCCCGGAAAGCTACGTGTGCACGAGCTAGCGAAACAGCTCGGAGTTACCAGCAAGGAACTACTTGGAACCCTGAAAGAGCAGGGTGAGTTCGTCAAGACGGCGTCCTCCACCATCGAACCGCCGGTGGTGAAGAAGATGCGCGCCGTCTACGAGGAGAAGAACGGCGGCGCCGACGCCAACGCCGATGCAGCTGCATCCGGCAAGTCGAAGCCAGCCGCCGGCAAGAAGGACGCCAAGGCCGCCGCCCCCAAGCCGGGTGCAGCCAAGCCTGGCGCCGCGAAGTCCGGAGCAGCCAAGCCTGGCGCCCCGAAGCCTGGCGCGAAGAAGCCTGCCGCTCCGAAGCCGGGAGCTTCCAAGCCAGGCGCCCCGAAGCCGGGTGCAGAAAAGTCCGCTGCGCCGAAGCCGGGGGCTGCCAAGCCGGGCGCTCCTAAGCCGGATGCCGCAAAGCCGGGGGCGCCGAAGCCAGGTGCGCCGAAGCCGGGCGCTGCCAAGCCGGGTGCTGGCAAGCCGGGTGCAGGCGATGGCAAGGGCGGCCAGCGCCCGACCCCGGGCAACGCGATGCCGCGCCCGATGCCGAAGCCGGGCGGCACTCGCCGCGTAGCCAACAACCCGTTCTCCACCGGTGGTGGGGACCGGCCGGCGCCGCGTCCGGGCGGTACCCGCGGCAACCGCGGCCAGGGCAAGCCTGGTCCGAAGCCGGGCGCCAAGCCGGGTGCTAAGCCGGGCGCAGCTAAGCCGGGTCAGGGGAAGGACAAGGCGGCACCGAAGACCAGCGGTGGCCGTCGTCCGTCGCCGGCTATGATGCCGTCGCACCCGAACCCGGCCTCGATGCCGGCGAAGTCCGCCAACGAGGGCCGCGGACGCGGCCGTGGCCGTGGCGGCCACGGCGGCGGCCCACGTCGTGGTGGCCCGCCGGGTGGTTTCCGGGGTCGCGGCGGCCGTCGCGGCGGTACCGCCGGCGCATTCGGTCGGCCGGGCGGCCCGCCGCGCAAGTCGAAGAAGTCGAAGCGGCAGAAGCGGCACGAGTACGAGGCAATGAAGGCGCCGAACGTCGTTGGTGGCGTTCGGCTGCCGGACGGCGGCGGCAAAACTGTCCGCCTCCGTCGTGGTGCCTCCCTGTCCGACTTCGCCGAGAAGATCGGTGCGGATCCGGCAGCGCTGGTCCAGGCTCTGTTCAACCTGGGCGAGATGGTGACGGCCACCGCAACGGTCTCGGAGGAGACGCTGCAGCTCCTCGGTGCGGAGATTAACTACACCGTGGAAGTCGTCTCCCCAGAAGACGAGGACCGCGAGCTGCTCGAGCACTTCGATCTGCAGTTCGGCGAAGACGAAGGCACCGAGGAAGACCTCGCCCAGCGCCCGCCGGTCGTCACCGTCATGGGTCACGTCGACCACGGCAAGACCCGCCTTTTGGACACGATCCGCAACACCGACGATCGTGGCAAGGAGGCCGGTGGCATTACCCAGGGCATCGGCGCTTACCAGGTCGATGTCGAGGTCGAGGGTGGCCAGCGCGCCATCACCTTCCTCGATACCCCGGGCCACGAGGCGTTCACCGCCATGCGTGCCCGCGGTGCGAAGTCGACGGACTTGGCCATCCTCGTGGTGGCCGCAGACGACGGCGTTATGCCGCAGACCATTGAGGCGATTAACCACGCCAAGGCTGCGGACATTCCGATCGTCGTGGCGGTCAACAAGATCGATAAGCCGGACGCACAGCCGGACAAGATCCGTGGCCAGCTGACCGAGTACGGCCTCGTGCCGGAGGAGTACGGCGGCGACACCATGTTCGTCGATATCTCCGCCAAGCAGGGGACCAACCTCGACGACCTGCTGGAGGCTGTCATCCTGACGGCCGACGCGGCCCTCGAGCTGACCGCTAACCCGGACATGGACGCCCAGGGTGCCGCCATCGAGGCGCACCTCGACCGCGGCCGCGGTCCGGTGGCCACCGTCATCGTCCAGCGCGGTACGCTCCACGTCGGCGATTCCATCGTCGTCGGTGCGGCCCACGGCCGCGTGCGCCGCATGGTCAACGAGTACGGCGAGGATGTCCAGGATGCTGGCCCGTCCCGTCCGGTCCAGGTGCAGGGTCTCAACAGCGTCCCGGGCGCCGGCGACAACCTGCTCGTGGTGGAAGACGATCGCGTCGCCCGCCAGATTGCGGAGCAGCGTGACGCGCGCAAGCGTGCTGCCCTGCAAGCTAAGGCGAAGAAGCGCGTCTCCCTGGAGGATCTGGACAAGGTGCTGAAGGAGACTTCCACTCTCAACCTCATCCTCAAGGGCGACAACGCTGGCTCCGTCGAGGCGCTGGAAGATGCCCTGTTGGACATCAAGATCGACGACGAGGTCGAGCTCAACATCATCGACCGTGGCGTCGGTGCGGTCACGCAGACCAACGTCTCGCTGGCTGCCGCGTCGGATGCCGTCATCATCGCGTTCAACGTGCGCGCTGAGGGCAAGGCAACTGAGATGGCCAACAACGAGGGCGTTGATGTCCGTTACTACACGGTCATCTACCGCGCCATCGAAGAGGTCGAGCAGGCGCTCAAGGGCATGCTCAAGCCGATCTACGAGGAGCGCGACACCGGCGCGGCCGAGATCCGTCAGCTCTTCAAGTCCTCGGCTGCCGGCATCATCGCCGGCTGTATGGTCACCGAGGGCGCCATCAGCCGCAACTCCAAGATCCGCCTGGTCCGAGACAACAAGGTCATCGCGGACAGCGCGTCCGTCGAGTCCCTGCGTCACGAAAAGGACGACGTCAACGAGATCAAGGCCGGTTACGAGTGCGGCATGGTGCTGTCCTACCCGGACATCCAGGTCGGCGACGTCATCCAGGCCTACGAAGAGGTCGAGGTGCCGCGCGACTAG
- the rimP gene encoding ribosome maturation factor RimP, giving the protein MPFPEPDTLKEIVEPAARQRGLDVEDIKTTQAGKKSQVVIRVDGDTHPSSDVLEELSREISGIFDAAEADGKLNFGAGYTLEVSTPGVDLPLTAPRHWRRNRGRLVSIEHGDVPGKSEKWRIGALDDADHPQTVALFRSQKKQLETRIERLENISRAVVEIEFAQTAAAEKEAADLPFAQAEEKAAANRED; this is encoded by the coding sequence ATGCCTTTCCCAGAACCGGACACCTTAAAAGAGATTGTGGAGCCCGCAGCCCGGCAACGAGGGCTGGACGTGGAGGACATCAAAACCACGCAAGCTGGCAAAAAATCCCAGGTTGTGATCCGTGTGGACGGGGATACCCACCCCTCCTCGGATGTTCTGGAGGAGCTGTCCCGGGAGATCTCCGGAATCTTCGATGCCGCGGAGGCAGACGGAAAGCTGAACTTCGGCGCCGGCTACACCCTGGAAGTCTCCACTCCGGGCGTGGACTTGCCGCTGACCGCGCCGCGGCACTGGCGCCGCAACCGGGGCCGTCTGGTCAGCATCGAGCATGGCGATGTGCCCGGCAAGAGCGAAAAGTGGCGCATCGGCGCCCTGGATGACGCGGACCACCCGCAGACAGTAGCACTGTTCCGCTCGCAGAAGAAGCAGCTGGAAACCCGCATTGAGCGATTGGAAAACATCTCCCGTGCGGTGGTAGAAATTGAATTTGCTCAAACGGCGGCAGCCGAAAAAGAGGCTGCCGATCTACCTTTTGCCCAGGCGGAAGAAAAAGCCGCAGCCAATCGAGAGGACTAA
- a CDS encoding ABC transporter permease, giving the protein MHIFLSEARKLFSLRSTWIYLLITLGGMAAAPILDALLAADGLNRNMPLVGLTNAGALASLVIIFSSAMMVGNDHKAGTIAWSFLSTNNRGRIVASQAILITLAQLAAAVLGMLLGFLGSTAVGATWDMSTFGEAQFPQWLVMWSLYSLLAVGLAWILRSGTYAAIIMLIEDMIIETTAPALPGEAGRLVTQILPGANAVAVTGNESAAGIEHGPTVAALILLIYLAVALVGGWLIACRRAVR; this is encoded by the coding sequence ATGCACATTTTTCTCAGTGAGGCACGCAAACTCTTCTCGCTTCGATCCACGTGGATCTACCTGCTCATCACCCTCGGCGGAATGGCTGCCGCGCCCATTTTGGACGCGTTGCTGGCCGCCGATGGGCTCAACCGCAACATGCCGCTGGTCGGGCTCACCAACGCCGGCGCCTTGGCCAGCCTCGTCATCATCTTCTCGTCGGCGATGATGGTGGGAAACGACCACAAGGCTGGCACCATCGCGTGGTCGTTTCTGTCCACCAATAACCGCGGCCGCATCGTCGCCAGTCAGGCCATCCTCATCACGCTGGCGCAGCTCGCTGCCGCGGTGCTGGGCATGCTCTTAGGCTTCCTCGGGTCCACAGCGGTGGGAGCGACGTGGGACATGTCGACCTTCGGCGAGGCGCAATTCCCGCAATGGCTGGTGATGTGGTCCCTGTACTCCCTTCTCGCAGTCGGGCTGGCATGGATCCTGCGCAGCGGCACCTACGCGGCCATCATCATGCTGATCGAGGACATGATTATCGAAACGACAGCCCCAGCGCTGCCCGGCGAGGCCGGACGGCTTGTCACTCAGATTCTCCCTGGGGCGAACGCCGTCGCCGTCACGGGCAATGAAAGCGCCGCCGGCATCGAGCACGGGCCCACAGTCGCCGCGCTCATCCTTCTTATCTATCTCGCGGTGGCGCTCGTAGGCGGGTGGCTCATCGCTTGCCGCCGCGCAGTGCGTTAA
- a CDS encoding membrane protein, whose protein sequence is MKKFLKKYGLAAALTGMGVIHFAADETVEKIVPPQLPGSARFYNYASGVWEIATGALLAKEKTRRTGGLSAMLLFLAVWPANFYHAYLERNEKGGKRVYHVLRQPAQVLLIEYARRIWKGRA, encoded by the coding sequence GTGAAGAAGTTCCTCAAGAAGTACGGCCTCGCTGCAGCACTGACCGGCATGGGCGTCATTCACTTCGCGGCCGACGAGACCGTGGAAAAGATTGTGCCGCCGCAGCTGCCGGGCAGCGCGCGGTTCTACAACTACGCCTCCGGCGTGTGGGAGATCGCCACCGGTGCGCTGTTAGCAAAAGAAAAAACCCGCCGGACTGGCGGGTTGAGCGCAATGCTTCTGTTCCTAGCTGTGTGGCCAGCGAACTTTTACCACGCATACTTGGAGCGCAACGAGAAGGGTGGGAAACGCGTCTACCACGTGCTGCGCCAGCCGGCGCAGGTGCTCCTTATTGAGTATGCGCGGCGCATCTGGAAAGGCCGCGCGTAA
- a CDS encoding YlxR family protein encodes MTKMSEPSAAPRVRTCIASRARHPDTELLRIVARRDEDGRVVVVADPHRRLPGRGAWLSPDLGALELAESKRAFNRALRVPGSVDTEPVRRYLTLQNAQQPADPGGEPVNDQSTVRKTEH; translated from the coding sequence ATGACAAAAATGTCAGAGCCCTCCGCAGCCCCTCGAGTGCGCACCTGCATCGCTTCTCGGGCGCGGCACCCCGACACGGAGCTGCTCCGCATCGTCGCTCGCCGCGACGAAGACGGTCGCGTTGTCGTGGTCGCCGATCCGCACCGCCGGCTTCCCGGGAGGGGAGCGTGGCTGTCGCCGGATCTGGGGGCGCTAGAGCTGGCGGAGTCCAAGCGCGCGTTCAACCGCGCACTCCGCGTGCCTGGCAGCGTGGACACCGAACCCGTCCGCCGGTACCTCACCTTGCAGAACGCTCAGCAGCCTGCTGATCCTGGGGGAGAGCCGGTGAACGACCAATCGACTGTAAGGAAGACCGAACACTGA
- a CDS encoding proline--tRNA ligase, producing MITRLSQLFLRTLREDPADAEVPSHKLLVRAGYIRRAAPGVYSWMPLGLRTLRKIEDVVREEMNGIGAQELLFPALLPREPYETTNRWTEYGDNLFRLKDRKGTDMLLGPTHEEMFASAVKDMYSSYKDFPVTLYQIQTKYRDEERPRAGILRGREFVMKDSYSFDMDDAGLDESYDRHRAAYQRIFDRLGIEYAICKATSGAMGGSASEEFLAVSEIGEDTFVRSTDGDYAANVEAVVTPRPEERDPESLPAAEERETPGVTTIDSLAAWASKEGVTVDEHAAGAADILRTVVIRVAQPGEEPELAVVVLPGDRELDDKRLEASLEPATFELAGDKDFATNDFLHKGFVGPRAFNERELKVFADPRVVQGSSWIIGADTPDRHVVGAVAGRDFTVDEYVEAAEVREGDPAPDGHGTLTLERGIELGHIFQLGRKYTEAFDVQILDENGKRAVPTMGSYGIGISRMMAVLAEQNHDDKGLNWPIDVAPYQVHVAVANKDAAALEAGDALVDELSAAGIEVLFDDRKKVSPGVKFKDAELLGMPFCAILGRAFADGMVELRIRGGETLNVPKDEIVDKLVELVRGQ from the coding sequence ATGATTACTCGCCTGTCTCAGCTCTTTTTGCGTACCCTCCGTGAGGACCCCGCCGACGCGGAAGTGCCTAGCCACAAGCTCCTGGTGCGCGCCGGCTACATCCGCCGCGCCGCCCCCGGTGTCTACAGCTGGATGCCGCTGGGGCTGCGCACTCTGCGCAAGATCGAAGACGTCGTGCGCGAGGAGATGAACGGCATCGGTGCGCAGGAACTGCTCTTCCCGGCACTTCTCCCGCGCGAGCCTTACGAGACGACGAACCGCTGGACCGAGTACGGCGACAATCTGTTCCGGTTGAAGGACCGCAAGGGGACCGACATGCTCCTCGGGCCGACGCACGAGGAGATGTTCGCCTCCGCGGTCAAGGACATGTACTCGTCGTACAAGGATTTCCCGGTCACCCTGTACCAGATTCAGACCAAGTATCGCGACGAGGAACGCCCGCGCGCGGGCATCCTGCGCGGGCGCGAGTTCGTGATGAAGGATTCCTACTCCTTCGACATGGACGACGCCGGCTTGGACGAGTCCTACGACCGTCACCGCGCCGCCTACCAGCGAATCTTCGACCGCCTGGGCATCGAGTACGCCATCTGCAAGGCCACCTCGGGCGCGATGGGCGGATCCGCGTCGGAGGAATTCCTCGCGGTCTCCGAGATCGGTGAGGACACCTTCGTCCGCTCGACGGACGGCGACTACGCCGCCAACGTTGAGGCGGTTGTGACCCCGCGGCCGGAAGAGCGCGATCCGGAATCGTTGCCGGCCGCCGAAGAGCGCGAGACCCCGGGTGTCACCACGATTGATTCCCTCGCCGCGTGGGCGAGCAAGGAGGGCGTGACTGTCGATGAGCACGCGGCGGGTGCGGCAGACATCCTGCGCACCGTGGTTATCCGCGTTGCTCAGCCGGGCGAAGAACCGGAGCTGGCCGTCGTGGTGCTCCCCGGCGACCGGGAGCTGGACGACAAGCGGCTTGAGGCCTCCCTGGAGCCTGCCACCTTCGAGCTGGCCGGCGACAAGGACTTTGCCACCAACGACTTCTTGCACAAGGGGTTTGTTGGCCCGCGTGCGTTCAACGAGCGCGAGCTCAAGGTCTTTGCCGATCCCCGCGTGGTGCAGGGAAGCTCCTGGATCATCGGCGCCGATACCCCGGACAGGCACGTGGTGGGCGCGGTTGCGGGCCGCGACTTCACAGTGGACGAGTACGTGGAAGCCGCAGAGGTCCGAGAAGGCGACCCGGCGCCCGACGGGCACGGCACGCTCACCTTGGAGCGTGGCATCGAGTTGGGGCACATTTTCCAGCTGGGCCGAAAGTACACCGAGGCCTTCGACGTGCAGATCCTCGATGAAAACGGCAAGCGCGCCGTGCCGACCATGGGCTCTTACGGCATCGGCATTTCCCGCATGATGGCCGTTCTCGCCGAGCAGAACCACGACGACAAGGGCCTGAACTGGCCCATCGATGTCGCGCCGTACCAGGTACACGTCGCCGTGGCGAACAAGGACGCGGCCGCGCTGGAGGCAGGCGACGCGCTTGTCGATGAGCTCAGCGCCGCCGGCATCGAGGTGCTTTTCGATGACCGCAAGAAGGTCTCCCCGGGCGTCAAGTTCAAGGACGCGGAGCTTTTGGGCATGCCGTTCTGCGCCATTTTGGGCCGTGCGTTCGCCGACGGGATGGTGGAGCTGCGCATCCGCGGCGGCGAGACCCTCAATGTGCCCAAGGACGAGATCGTGGACAAGCTCGTTGAGCTGGTCCGGGGCCAGTAG
- the yaaA gene encoding peroxide stress protein YaaA: protein MFIVLPPSETKTHGGDGSPLNFAELSFPELTPIRKSIAADLQAFPVDAAVDALGLSEKNRAEAHANTQLFSSPTTPAIERYSGVLYDALSPAHLPDSARCRLAIGSALFGIVGAQDPIPHYRLSGNTKLPVHASAQSAAAPAAPTMKKRWGRSITQALQSLQEAGELIVDLRSGAYRNLGTVPGAVTVRVESVRPDGTRKVVSHFNKHYKGLLARELALAPGADAARNAHDVAELARAAGFEIEEQVNSDTTSGDDSELTLVV from the coding sequence ATGTTCATCGTGCTCCCACCTTCTGAGACGAAAACCCACGGCGGCGATGGAAGTCCCCTCAATTTCGCGGAGTTGAGCTTCCCGGAGCTGACCCCAATCCGCAAGAGTATTGCCGCTGACCTGCAGGCTTTTCCTGTCGATGCCGCCGTGGACGCCCTCGGTCTGTCCGAGAAGAACCGGGCGGAGGCGCACGCCAACACACAGCTGTTCTCCTCCCCCACTACCCCGGCCATCGAGCGTTACTCAGGCGTGCTTTACGATGCGCTCTCGCCCGCCCATCTTCCCGACTCCGCGCGCTGCCGCCTCGCCATCGGCTCTGCCCTGTTCGGCATCGTTGGCGCCCAGGACCCCATCCCGCATTACCGGCTGTCCGGGAACACGAAGTTGCCTGTACACGCCAGCGCGCAATCGGCGGCTGCGCCTGCGGCACCGACGATGAAAAAGCGCTGGGGACGCTCCATCACCCAGGCGCTGCAGTCGCTGCAAGAAGCGGGCGAGCTCATCGTCGATCTCCGCTCGGGTGCCTACCGGAACTTGGGCACAGTCCCCGGCGCCGTGACCGTCCGCGTGGAATCCGTGCGCCCGGACGGCACCCGGAAGGTGGTCAGCCACTTCAACAAGCACTACAAGGGTCTGCTCGCCCGCGAGCTCGCCCTGGCGCCCGGAGCGGACGCCGCACGCAACGCCCACGACGTCGCCGAGCTCGCGCGGGCCGCCGGGTTCGAAATCGAGGAGCAGGTCAACTCGGACACGACTAGCGGGGACGATTCCGAGCTCACCCTCGTGGTGTAG